GGCGCAGTGTTTGAAATTTTGAAAGATGGAACAAAAATAGACACATTAACATCAGATGAAAATGGTAAAGCAACTTCGAAAGAATTAGAGCCAGGAGATTATGTTTTAAAAGAAGTTCAAGCGCCAGAAGGTTATGAGTTATCTGATAAGGAAATTGAATTTACGATTTCTAATCAAAAAATTGAAGTAGTAAAACTTCAAATTACAAATGAAAAAGAAACAAGCAAAGGTCCAGAGAATCCAGGTGGAGAAACAGAAACCCCAGGTGGAGAAACAGAAACCCCAGGTGGAGAAACAGAAACCCCAGGTGGAGAAACAGAAACCCCAGGTGGAGAAACAGAAACCCCAGGTGGAGAAACAGAAACCCCAGGTGGAGAAACAGAAACCCCAGGTGGAGAAACAGAAACCCCAGGTGGAGAAATAGAAACCCCAGGTGGAGAAACAGAAACCCCAGGTGAAGAAACAGAGAAACCAGGTGAAGAAACAGAAAAGCCAGGTGAAGAAACAGAGAAACCAGGTGAAGAAACAGAAAAGCCAGGTGAAGAAACAGAGAAACCAGGTGAAGAAACAGAGAAACCAGGTGAAGGAACAGAAAAGCCAGGCGAAGAGACAGAGAAGCCAGGCCAAGAAACAGAAAAGCCAGGTGAAGGAATGGTAAACGTAGATAAAGAACAACCTACCTTACCAGAAAAAGGACAAGGTGAGTCTCATACACAACGCCTTCCAGCCACAGGACATGATATGAATTATCTTCCGTTCGTTGGTTTTGCCCTTATTTTATTAGGAATACGTCTTAGATTTATGATTAAAAATAGTTAACAGTTTTATAAAAGGCATAAGAGAATTGTTATCTCTTATGCCTTTTAGTTTTTTTGTTTAAGCTTCAATAACCTTAAGCATTCGGTTTAAAAATGCAGCTGCTTCAGCGCGTGTCGCTGTGCCTTTTGGTACGAATTCATTCCGTTCGTTACCTTTTACAATTCCGTATGCATAAACGTTTTGTAATGCTTTTTTATCGTATGCTAAGTTTTGGTCAGTGAATGGTAATTTCACTTCTTTTCTATAAATCCATTTATATTCTAGTGCACGGTCAATCATAATAACAGCTTCATCACGTGTTATTGTAGCATTAGGATCAAATTTATTATTCCCACGACCATTAATGATACCTGCGCTAGCGGCGCGGTTAATTCCATCTACTAAAGATGGGTGTGCTTCGTTTAAGTCTGTAAATTTAGCGTTTCCAGCAGGTAATTTTAAAGCTCTCGACATTAAATTTGCAAACTCAGCTCTTGTTACAAGACGGTTTGGCCAGTAAGAACCATTGCCGTCACCGAACATGATTTTTCTAGCAGCCAATTGACGAATGTCTTGTTCATACCATCCACCTGTAATGTCGTCTTTTTCATGAGGGACTTCTGGCGGTAGAATATCATCTTTACGATGTTCATTATAGTAAGCGTTCGTGCCTTTTAAGAAAGCATCCCATTGTCCGCGTTGAATCATAAATGCAGGGCAGTTTTTCCCGCTCCAAAATTGATGCTTTTGCACGTGATCTAGAGAGATGTTTAATTCGTTCATTAAATAAGCGGCTAACTTTTTTGCGGTTTCTACCGCTTTTGTATAATTTCCATCACTATTCACAGCAATTTCAATTCCGATAGATTCATAGTTTCCTGTCTTATTTCCAGCATGCCAACCAACTTCATTTAATGGAAGGTGTTGATAAATTTCTTTGTCATCCACTGTAAAATGCCAAGATGCTGAACGATCAGTATTTCCACGGGCTTGGCTATCTAAGTACTTCGCATGATTTAAAGCGTTAGCACCTTTACTTGTATTAGCAGTTTCATGAATTGTAATATATTTCGGTTCCATTGCGTAGCCAGGACGAATGTTTTCATTTCCTTTTGGAACAATCATTTCTTTAAATGTAACACCATAAACGTTATTTGTAGGCAAATTAGATGGTGTTTTGAAGAAAGTTGCGCTTCTCTTTTCGATAGCACCTGTTTTTTCAAATAATGATGCTTTCGTACCGTCGAATGTAGCTGAAGGAGCATAAATCCATTTTTCAGTTCCGTTCATTTGAATGTTAAACCAATTCCCAGCTTGTTCAGTAGGAGTTACTGTTTGTGGCTGTAATTTCGTTTCTTCTTTAAACGATTGGAAAGGGAATGAATAGACTGATGCTTCTTCTGTTATAATTAATTTTTGATTCGAGAGTTTATGAATTTCTTGTACTTCTAAACTATTATTTTCCTTATTAACCCAACCAGAACCAAATGTAGTTTGTATATAATATGCATTCCCTTTTTTCTTCGTTGCCTTTACTACCGGTTCAGCAATTTCAATATTTGTTTTGGTTTTTAAGTCGTTTGAATCGTATAGTGGAAGTTTTGTTGATAAGTGGAGAAGATATTCACCCGAGATTTCAAGGTCGCTTTCTTCGTCATGTCTATGCTGTTTTGCATGTTCTTCAATGCTTTTTAAAGCTTGATCATCAATAGAAAATTCCGCATTTCTCTCTATATTTTCTGCGAATGAATGGGTAGGTACTATAAATGTTTGTAATGCCAAAGATAGTGCTAAAATGTTGTAAAGCTTTTTTTTCATAGTTGTTTTAACACGTGATAGTCTTTATTGCGTGTTAAGAGTCCTCCTTTATATGTATTTAAATTAGTAGCAAGTACTAATACGTTCTAGATTGTAACAAGAGTATATTACAATGTCTATACAACTAAGAAAAGTTCGTTAAAAATCAATATTCAGTTTGTTTTAAATAGGATATCAAAATAAGGTAAAACCTTCTGTATTGACCTGCAAACGCCCTTCAAGTAAACTAAAGAGAGTTTGCAAATGAAAAGGTGATAATGTTGTTAATTTCAATTAAAACGTTACAAGATGATCGTTTTTTACGTCCGCTACAAAATATTGGCGGCTTATTTTTTGAAGATAGTACGATTGGATTTGAACAAGAGGAAGCAAATCTTATCGTTGATATACACATTGAAGAGAATGTAAAAGCATCTGCTCGTTTAACAGATGTTGCGACTGGAAATGTGTATGAAGAAACATTCGCAAAAGATTTATCTGCTTTCACAGATGAAAAAGAGCGTATGAAGCAAGTGAAACACGTTGTTTCTTATGTATATCTTTCTGTTCTTCAGCAGTTAACTGGCATTGAACAAAGCTGGGGTATTTTAACGGGAGTTCGTCCGACGAAACTTCTTCATAAAATGCTTCAAAATGGTATGTCAAAAGAAGAAGCGCATCAAGAACTTCGTGAAAGCTATTTAATTCATGAAGAGAAAATTGAACTTCTTCAGCGCATTGTTGATTGCCAATTAGCGGTAGTTCCAGATTTATACCGTTTGAAAGAGGAAGTAAGTATTTATATCGGTATTCCATTCTGCCCAACAAAATGTGCATATTGTACATTCCCGGCGTATGCAATTAACGGACGCCAAGGCTCTGTTGATTCATTCTTAGGTGGTTTACATTATGAAGTTCGTGAAATTGGTAAGTTTTTAAAAGAAAAAGGTGTAAAAGTTACGACGATTTATTACGGCGGCGGTACACCGACAAGTATTACAGCAGAAGAGATGGATATGCTGTATGAAGAAATGTATGAAGCATTCCCAGATGTGAAAAATGTGCGTGAAGTAACAGTTGAGGCAGGTCGCCCAGATACAATTACGCCAGCGAAGCTAGAAGTGTTAAATAAGTGGAACATTGACCGTATTAGTATTAATCCGCAGTCATACCATCAAGAGACATTAAAAGCGATTGGACGTCACCATACTGTAGAAGAAACAATTGAGAAGTATCATTTAGCTCGTGAAATGGGAATGAACAATATTAATATGGATTTAATTATTGGTCTTCCTGGTGAAGGGTTAGATATCTTTAAGCATACGCTAGATGAAACAGAAAAGTTAATGCCAGAATCATTAACAGTTCATACGTTATCATTTAAACGTGCTTCTGAAATGACGCAAAACAAACGTAAATATAAAGTAGCAGGTCGCGAAGAAATTACAGCGATGATGCACG
This Bacillus paramycoides DNA region includes the following protein-coding sequences:
- a CDS encoding S-layer homology domain-containing protein encodes the protein MKKKLYNILALSLALQTFIVPTHSFAENIERNAEFSIDDQALKSIEEHAKQHRHDEESDLEISGEYLLHLSTKLPLYDSNDLKTKTNIEIAEPVVKATKKKGNAYYIQTTFGSGWVNKENNSLEVQEIHKLSNQKLIITEEASVYSFPFQSFKEETKLQPQTVTPTEQAGNWFNIQMNGTEKWIYAPSATFDGTKASLFEKTGAIEKRSATFFKTPSNLPTNNVYGVTFKEMIVPKGNENIRPGYAMEPKYITIHETANTSKGANALNHAKYLDSQARGNTDRSASWHFTVDDKEIYQHLPLNEVGWHAGNKTGNYESIGIEIAVNSDGNYTKAVETAKKLAAYLMNELNISLDHVQKHQFWSGKNCPAFMIQRGQWDAFLKGTNAYYNEHRKDDILPPEVPHEKDDITGGWYEQDIRQLAARKIMFGDGNGSYWPNRLVTRAEFANLMSRALKLPAGNAKFTDLNEAHPSLVDGINRAASAGIINGRGNNKFDPNATITRDEAVIMIDRALEYKWIYRKEVKLPFTDQNLAYDKKALQNVYAYGIVKGNERNEFVPKGTATRAEAAAFLNRMLKVIEA
- a CDS encoding coproporphyrinogen III oxidase yields the protein MLLISIKTLQDDRFLRPLQNIGGLFFEDSTIGFEQEEANLIVDIHIEENVKASARLTDVATGNVYEETFAKDLSAFTDEKERMKQVKHVVSYVYLSVLQQLTGIEQSWGILTGVRPTKLLHKMLQNGMSKEEAHQELRESYLIHEEKIELLQRIVDCQLAVVPDLYRLKEEVSIYIGIPFCPTKCAYCTFPAYAINGRQGSVDSFLGGLHYEVREIGKFLKEKGVKVTTIYYGGGTPTSITAEEMDMLYEEMYEAFPDVKNVREVTVEAGRPDTITPAKLEVLNKWNIDRISINPQSYHQETLKAIGRHHTVEETIEKYHLAREMGMNNINMDLIIGLPGEGLDIFKHTLDETEKLMPESLTVHTLSFKRASEMTQNKRKYKVAGREEITAMMHEAEEWTQKHNYVPYYLYRQKNILGNLENVGYAMPTQESIYNIVIMEEVQSIIGLGCGASSKFVHPKTGAITHFANPKDPKSYNDGFVKYTEDKLKILEELFV